The Paenibacillus pabuli DNA segment GCTTGGATACCTTCTCCGGTACCTAATGGGGAGTAGTATGTATTCATCGTTCAGAACATCCTCTCTTCTCTGTATTGGGATTGGACTGTGATCGATATGGCATAACTTCAAGAAATGAGTATTATCACCCATCATATCAACGGGATTTGGACCAAGGTTGTGCTTTTTTGCCATGTAGCGTTAGAATTTGAGGTTATTTGTTCCATTACCTTGGACATATGATAGGTATCAACATCAGTATACTCTATACATCTATTCCAAAGGTTGTAAAACTTCTAGGAGAATCGATTCATTTTTCTGTCAGGATTCGTCACAAACAAATTACCAACTTAACAAATAGTTAACACAAATCCTGGCCTCAGCCCTATTCAACCCCATACTTATGTCACGTTTTATTACAAACCAATTGCCAGAAGAAGGATGACTATGTATGATTAAATAACTAGTTTCAATTTATTCCTTATTATTCCTTTTTCAAACCAACGTTGCAGAAAGGATGGGTTACTCTTGATTGAATTTAGGGGTGTGCAGAAGCACTTTGGTCATTTTCATGTCCTCAAAGATATTCATCTTCACATTGAAGAAGGAGAGGTCGTTGTCATCATTGGCCCTTCCGGCTCCGGTAAAAGTACACTGCTCCGCTGCATCAATCGTCTCGAGACCATTACGGAAGGCGAACTCGTCGTCAGCGGTGTCCCTTTACATCAGAAAAAGGTGGACATCAACCTCTTTCGCCGTGACATTGGCATGGTTTTTCAACACTTCAATCTCTATCCTCACAAAAAAGTCATCGATAACATTACGCTTGCCCCTGTCAAGGTGCGCAAACAGCCCAAAGAACAGGCAGCCGCTACGGCAATGAAGTATCTGACCCGGGTGGGCATTGCCGACAAGGCAGACAGCTATCCCTCCCAGTTGTCCGGTGGACAGCAGCAGCGGGTCGCCATCGCACGTGGGCTCGCCATGGAGCCCAAAATCATGCTTTTTGACGAACCTACCTCTGCCCTCGACCCCGAAATGATCGGGGAAGTGCTGGACGTCATGCGCTCTCTCGCTCATAACGGGATGACCATGGTTGTCGTTACCCACGAGATGGGATTCGCCCGTGAAGTGGCAGACCGTGTCATCTTCATGGACGAAGGCCGAATCGTGGAAGAGGCTCCTGCCGCAGAATTTTTCGATAACCCGCGGGAAGAGCGGGCACAGCAGTTCCTAAGCCGCCTAATTCATCATTGAGAATCTTAGAATAATCCATTTTGAAAGGGGTCTTTATTTATGAAAAATGTATTGAAGTGGCCGTCGTTTGTCCTTGTTTTGATTCTTTCGTTGGTTTTGGCCGGCTGTAGTACGGGAGAAGAATCAACCAACAGCAGCGGTGGTGGTGATGGTGAGAATGCTGCCGCCAAAGGAACGATTGAACAGATTAGGGAGCGGGGCAAACTGATTGCCGGGGTAAAATACGATACGAAGCTCTTTGGCTTGAAAGACCCGGCAAGCGGCGAAGTGGAGGGATTCGATATTGATATCGCCAAGGCGCTCGCCAAACAGATTCTTGGAGACGAGACCAAGGTCGAGCTGAAGGAAGTCACATCCAAAACCCGGATTCCCATGCTGCAGAATGGCGACATTGATATCATCATCGCTACCATGACCATCACGGATGAGCGGAAGGAGCAAGTGGATTTCAGTGACGTTTACTTCGAGGCCGGACAGTCCCTACTTGTAAAAAACGATAGTGCCATCACTGGTTTGGAGAGCCTGGGAGGCGTGAAGGTACTTGCCGTTAAGGGTTCAACCTCTGCGCAAAATATTCGTGAAAAAGCACCGGATGCCGAAGTACTGGAATTCGACAACTATCAGGATGCCTTCACTGCGCTCAAAGCAGGCAAAGGCGAGGCACTGACGACGGACAATATCATCCTGATCGGCATGCAGCAAACGGACAACAACTACAAGCTGGTTGGTGGCAACTTCACAAGTGAGCCATATGGAATGGCCATCCGCAAAGGCGACACTGCTTTTGTAGAAGAAGTAAACAGCCTGCTCAAGAGCATGAAGGATAGTGGTGAATACGATACGTTACATGAGAAATGGCTTGGCAGCAAGCCCGAGTAACCTCGATTAACGATGAGGGAGCGGCGGTTTCCATCTGTAGGGACTAAACCACCCATACGGCATGAGGCGCCGCTTCACATCTGGAGAACGGAGGCTTCGCCTACATGGGCAAATTGGATTTTGATGTATTGTTCAAGCATTCCGATCGTTTCCTGGAGGGATTCCTCAATACGATTCAAGTAAGCATCATGGCTTTGATCGGCAGCTTTATCCTTGGAGCAATCATGGCAATCTTCCGGATATCCCCCATCAAGCCGCTCAATTGGATTGGTACGGCTTTTGTGGAATTCATTCGAAATATTCCGCTTCTGCTGGTCGTGTTCTTCTTTTACCTTGGACTGCCCTCCCTTGGCATTTCACTGGACGGGTTTGTCTCCGGTACGCTAGGTCTTACCATCTACACGGCAGCTTTTATTGCAGAAGCCATCCGGGCAGGCATTCAGACCGTCCCCCGGGGACAGCTGGAGGCCGCTAGATCTTCAGGTTTGTCCTACGTACAGGCCATGAACCTGATCATTCTGCCGCAGGCAATCAAGATCGTACTGCCATCCATCGGCAATCAATTTATTAATCTGGTCAAAAACTCCTCCATTCTTGCAGTTGTTGCCGGCATGGATCTGATGTATTTTGCCGATCTGGTCAATTCGGATACATTCCAGCCCCTGAGCGTGTATACAATTGTTGCACTCTTCTACCTCGTACTGACGCTGCCACTCAGCTTCCTTGTTCATTATATGGAGCGCAGGTTTGGACAGAGTGACGCCGAAGCACGGAGCAGTAAGGGCAAACCGAAGAAAAACAAGCCGGCAGGTCAGGTTACGATGTGATTTAGTCAAACCACGATTCAGCCTTAGTTCCACTCACAGAAGGAGGTCGATGTACAATGGACTTTAGCGGGGCCTATGCCTGGCCCAACCTTCGTTTCCTGCTGCATGGATTCCTGATTACCCTGCAAGTGGCAGGGCTGTCAATTGTCTTCAGTTTTGTTCTCGGCACCGTGCTGGGTACCGTCCGATATACGCGTATTCCGGTCCTGTCACAGATCGTTGCGGTTATCGTGGATACGATTCGAAACCTGCCGCTGCTGCTGATCATATTTTTCATTCATATTGTCCTGCCCCAGCTGGGGATCAAAATGTCTGTCTTCTGGTCTACCGTCGTTGGACTCAGCCTGTTTGAAGGCGCTATGATTGCAGAAATTGTCCGTAGCGGGCTCAAATCGGTTGAGCGCGGACAGGTGGAAGCCGCCCGTTCCTCTGGTCTCAGCTATATGCAGACCCTGAGCGGCATCATTATGCCACAGGCACTGCGCCGCATGTCGCCGCCGATGGTCAGTCAGTTCATCTCCCTCCTGAAGGATACATCCCTGGCCATTATCATCTCCTTGCCGGAGTTGATGCACAACGTGCAGATCCTTGGCGGCCAGAGCTTCGATTATGTTATCCCTGCTCTTCTGCTCGCAGCGGTATTGTATTTTGTCATCAACTACGCACTTTCCATCTTGGCCCGGCGTCTTGAGGCAAAAATGAATTGATTCGGTTAGAGCTATGGAAAGGCATAGTGGTTGCACATAAGAGTCCAGATAGACACATCTCTGTGTCTATCTGGACTCTTTATTATTCTCGTAGATTTTGGATCTCAAATCGCTGCTCCATTTCGCCGTAGTTCCTCCTGCAGCAACGCAACCGGGAGTGACAGCGGATCAAGCTGCAGTTGCACTGCCAAAGCAGCGGATGTTCCGGCTGCCTCTCCCGTAGCCATGCAGCTGGGGGTCAACCTTGTTGTAGCATGGGCCTCATGCGTGGTAGAGATGCAGCGTCCTGCTGCCAGCAAGTTTTGAATATTGCTGGAGATCAGACAGCGGTATGGAATGTCGTATGCTCCATCCCCTTTAATAAATGCAGCCGCTACACCTTGACCGGAAGGATCATGTATATCAATGGGATAACCACTTCTGGCGATGACATCATCAAACTTCCGCCCCGTAACCACATCCTCCTGCGTCAAAGAATAATGCCCAATGATCCGTCTGGATTCACGTATGCCAATCTGGGAGGCTACTGCGGATATCGAAGCACGCTCGAATCCAGGCACGTCGCGCTGCAAGAACTCAGCAATCATGAGTACCTGCTTCCTGCCTTCCTGCTCAGCAGAAGTCAGATCTTCTGCATCGGTAGCATCCAACCCCTGAACCCTGGTACAGTTAATCAACACTTCATCTTCAGCCGGCCCGGTAAAAAACAACACCTGATCGCGGTTAATCGGCACACCTGCCTTCTGCCATTGCGAATAAAAGCCGCTTACACCTGTTAGCGGAATACGCTCCAGCTCTGCAACAGGTGTTTTGGCGTAGAAATCTTCCGGGTGCTCCAGGATATACTGCTTTACTCGCTCAAGATTTACACCACGCATTCGAAATTTCATGGTCATAGGCTGGGACTGATGATCTCCATCCCGTCCCTTTGCGATAGCAGCGCCAGCTAGATAAGCTGCATCTGCATCGCCACTGGTATCGACAAATACTTTTGCCCTAAGCTCCATTCGGCCCGATTTGTTTGTTATTCTAACCGCTTCCACCCGATTATTCAGAGCAACCACCTCATCCACGAAGCTGTGTAACAGCAGCCGAACACCAGCCTCTTGCAGCATATCCGCAGCAACCACCTGATAAATAGCCGGATGGTATGGTGTAACGCTATGCACAAACCCTACTGTATCGCGCAGATGTCCTGGTGATCCCCCTCGCTCCTTCAGTCGGTCAACGATCTCCTGCGCAATGCCTCTAATGACCTGTTCGCCGCTCTCCGTGTGAAAAGTCATCCAAGGATAGACCATGGCGGCGGTCGACATTCCACCAACGAACCCATAACGCTCTACCAGCACCGTACGAACACCCTGTCGTCCGGCAGCAAGGGCCGCCGTAATGCCCGCAGGGCCGCCCCCTACAATAACAACATCGGCCTGTTCTGTCTTCATGCTCATCCGTTCACTCATTGTTCTCTCCTCCTTCCATGGATTAGCCGACTATTCTTTCAATCCTGTCATTGCAACGCCCTCAATGAATCGCCGTTGAGCCATGAAAAAGACAATCAGCAGAGGTATGGTTGCCATGACTGTAGCGCTCATCAGATATTGCCAGGCCGTACCCACTTCATCCGTAAACAGGGACAGCCCTAGCGGCAGCGTCATCAACTCGCGAGAGTTAATGAAAATCAGCGGATCGAAAAACTCATTCCAGTTGGTCACAAAGGTAAAGATCGTCAGTGTCGCCATGCCGGGCTTGGCAATGGGCAGCATAATCTGGGCATAGATCCGGAATCGGTTGCATCCATCAACCATCGCTGCTTCCTCCAGCTCGGTAGGAACCGTAATGAAGAACTGCCGCATCACAAAGATGCCGAATACGCCACCTGCCCCAAAGATCGGAAGTAAAATCAGCGGGAGATGTGTATCAATCCATCCCAGCTGCCTCATAAACAAAAACATCGGAATTGCCGTTACCTCGTGGGGAATCATCATGGCACTCAGCAGGATAAGGAACACCACATTACGGCCCTTGAATGGTATCTTCGCAAATGCATATCCGGCAAGAGAAGCAAAGAACACCGTACCCAGCACGACGACAACAGCAATATACACACTGTTAAAATAGAAACGATGAAACGGAATCAATCGAAAAACATCGATGTAGTTCTGAAATCGGAACGGTTCGGGTATCCACTGTGGTGGATACGTGAATATGCTCTGGGGCTCCTTAAAAGATGTAGATATCATCCAGATAAACGGTACAATCATAATGATTGAAATCAGGGTCAGCAACAAATACGTACCGACTGCCCCACCTGCTGTACGAAAAGACGGCTTAGCCATCGCCTTCATTGAATACCCACCTCTTTCGAAGCTGCCATTGCAGCAGCGTCAAGATCAGTACGATAGCAAACAGCACGTACGCCAATGCGGATGCGTAGCCAAACTGAAACAGCTTGAATGCCTTTTCCCATATATAATAGACCAACACCTTGGTGCTATTGCTCGGCCCTCCCTGTGTCATGACATAAATCTGTCCGAACACTTTGAGCGAGCCGATGACCGTCATTACCACGGTCAAAAAAACGGTGGGCGTAATCATTGGAAGCGTCACGTGAAAAAAAGTCTTCTGCCTGCCTGCACCGTCCAGTTTGGCCGCTTCGTACAGTGATCTTGGCACCTGCTGAATTGCGGCTATGAACAATACCATATTTAGGCCCACATTTTTTAGCACACTGGTCACAATTACTGCGGGCATCGCCAGATCCTGATTATAGAGCCAGGCTGGTCCTTTGATGCCCATCATCAACAGAAGCTGATTGATCAGTCCCGACTCTGTCGCATACATAAGCTTCCATACAATTGCCCATACAATAAGTGAAGTCATGACCGGAACGAAGATGGCTGTACGGAATATCCCGATGCCACGCAGACTTTTGGATAGCAGCAAAGCGAGTAGCAGCGCGAGCACAATATTCAGCGGAACAAGTCCGGCTGTGAAATATACCGTGTTTCCCAGTACCCTCCAGAACATCTTGTCGATCATGATCTCGCGGTAGTTATCTAGCCCGATAAAGTGATGCTCTCCGAGCAATGGCCAATCGGTCAAACTCATGTATAACGCAAGGCCCATGGGAAAGAGCAGCAGCAGAGTAAAACCAAGAACCATCGGAGATACGAAAAGCCATCCTGCAATCTGGGCCTCTCTTGCGAGCGGTCCTCTTCCTGAATATTTGCGTGAATGGGTCAACCCTGCCCCTCCTCTTCTCATCTGTCTTCCTTCTACTTCAGTTTGTCCATGGCATTGCGAAACCCGTTAACGGCTTTTCGCAGCTGCTCCTCCGTTTTACCTGTAACGACTGCTCCCAGCATAATCGCCTTAATTCCGGTATCATGCAGGACCGGTACATCCTCCTGTACCAGCCTCCGCTGGGAAGGAACCAACACCGGAAGCTGTGCTTGCATCACTAACCGGCGATACTGGAGGACATCTGAGAAGCTTAGCGATGTCCCATACTCCTCTCCGGGGATAATGGATGCTTCCAGCGCGGCAAAACCATAATGTGCTGCCTCCCTAACCAGGGAAGGGTCGTAGTGTTCATTGATGGCGAATGTTTTATCCAGACCGAGCTCACCCAACATGAAGGAGGGTAAATGGTGAGCGTATATGGAATAGAAATCAAAACCCAGACCGGAAAGCCTTACCACATCTTCCCGTTGTGTCCCATCGAGGGTACCCGACGGAACCACCCCAAGTGGACCGTTAAATTGGGCTCGGATTGCACGGAAATGATCCATGTATTCATCCAGCGGACCAAAATGGTTCCCACTGGCGCGGTGTCCGACATTGTAATGTACTTTTAGGGCGTCAGCCCCTTCTTCAATGGCTGCCCGGGCCAGTGCTGTATCGTTAGCGGGCAGACTGACCACAAGCAGCATGCGTTGTCTCTTCAGCGCATCCTCCAATTGCCCCATACCCTTACCTCCTGTAAATATGCCATTATTTATTATTCCAGCAGACCTTGAATCTCTCCCTGCATCTGCTTCAGATTATCCTGAGGTGTGGCTAAACGGGCGAACAATCGATCGAAACCCTGCAGCACTGCATTGTCGATATCCTGCCAGCGAATATGGCCCGGAATCAAGCGTGCTTTGGGCATTTCATCAATTACTGCCTGAACAATATGTTCCTTGCTTGGATTATTCGGCTGATTAATGAAAACATCCGAATTCAGTACAGAGGTACGCGGCGGGACAAAGTAAGTTGCCGTGGCCTGTATTCCCTGTTCACTAGCGAAAAACTTCAGCAGTTTCTTCGCTTCTTCGGGATGCTTGCTGTCATTGAACATGGCATATCCCGCCTGACCCAGCATGGGCACACTGCCCTGAGATCCTGCAGGCATCGGGGCGATACTCCATTCGAAGTCCGTAATCTCTCTTGCTTTGGACACATAGCTGTAGTTGTCGAAAAACATACCCACATTACCGGCATCGAAGCTGACCTGCTCACCCGCCTTCGGGTGGGACTCATCGGTAAACATCATCCGTTCAAGCAATTCCAAGGTTTGCACACCATAAGGATCATTCCAGGTGAACTGCTTCATGCTCTCATCGAAAGGACCGCTGCCATAAGACCAGGAATAGGAGGAAAGAACAGCCCAAGTCTTCCAATCACGAAAAAAGTTGGCACCGTAGATTCGGTTTGTCGCATCCTTGCTGGCAATCGTTTTTGCTGTCTCTTCAAATCGTTCCCACGTCCATTGCCCTTGAGCGGCGAGCGTGTTGGGATCTGTAAGGCCAGCCTTGTCGAAGAGCGATTTGTTGTAGAACATAACGACTGGAGGGGTAGAGAACGGCAAGCCAAGCAGTTGATCACCATCCCGAAACAGATCCAGCGTACTTGGAATATAGTCACCCAGCTTGAACTCTGCATCATCCTTGAATTCGGATACGTCTGCCAGAATGTGATTGGATTTGAATTGCGGAATCATCCGCTCGGAGACCCAGGCGATATCCGGTAGCGAGCCGCCGGCTGCAAGCACAGAGATTTTTTGCTGGTATTCCGCAAAGGGTACAGATTCCATTGTCACCTTGATGCCGGGATTTTCCTGTGTGAAGCTATCAATCAACTTGTTATATACGTCCATGTGCGCCTGATTCCCCCACATCATGAACTTCAGTTCAACCTCTTCTTCTCCTGCGGATGCATTCTCAGGATCACTGCCGGAATCGGAGCCTGCACAGCCAATTAATGCAACAATGATGAATACGAGCATAAACATCAGTCCTGCTTTCTTCATGGAAATCCCCCTTGTGGCTTAGTGATGTACATGTGCAACCCAAGTATAGCGAAGGAATCAATGGTTCATAAATCACGCCAGCTATAGAAATGGTACGGTTTTTCAAGGACTTAAGATGAAGGGCACCTGCTACAGCTGCTCATCCGTACTGAATCGGTTCCGATATTCCCCTGCCGTCCAACCCACCTGCTGTTTGAATACCAGCATGAAGTGTTTGGGACTCTGATGCCCAGATAATCTTGCTACATCATAGATTTTTAGTTGGGTGTTAACCAACAGCCACTTGGCTCGCTCCATGCGTGCCTCAGCGATGTATTCCGAATAGGTTGTCCCCGTTTCATTTTTGAAAAGCTGGCTTAGATAGGTTGGGTTCAGATGAACAAGTGCCGCTATGGTCTGCAGGCGCAGATCTCCATCAGGGTGGAGCCTGATATATTCCTTTACATCACGAATGATCTTTCGCGTATCTCCACTGTTACACTGTGCTTCCCCCGTTGTATCTAGCGTCTGACTGGACGAAACGCCGTACCTGCGGTCCAGCAGCAGCTGAACTTTCTGAATGGCTGTAATCCACTCTTGGAGTTCCACCGGCTTCAGCAGGTAATTCAGTACGCCATATTCCATCGCTCTGCGTGCATACTCAAACTCGCCATAGCCGCTAATGATGATCATCAGCAGTTCGGGGTACATTTCCCTAGCTTTGGATACCAGGGTCAGTCCATCCATTTCTCGCATGCGAATATCCGTAATCAGCACATCAGGCACATCACTTCTCAAAAAATCCAGAGCCTCAGTTCCTCCAGAAGCTTCACCCATAACGCGAAACTCGGGAGCTGTCTGAATAATCAGCTCCCGCAACCCGTCGAGGATGACCCTCTCATCTTCCACAAGCAAAACTTTATACATGCACGTCATCCCCTTTCTCCTGCAGCGGTATAGTAATCGTGGCAGCTAAACCCTGCCCGAGACTTCCGTCAACGCTTAGACTGGCGCCTTGACCATAAATAAGGTGAAGACGCTGTGCTATATTGGAGAGCCCTAAACTACCTTCCGCGTTACAACGCAGGAATTCACTTGAGGGAAGCTGGGAAA contains these protein-coding regions:
- a CDS encoding amino acid ABC transporter ATP-binding protein, with product MIEFRGVQKHFGHFHVLKDIHLHIEEGEVVVIIGPSGSGKSTLLRCINRLETITEGELVVSGVPLHQKKVDINLFRRDIGMVFQHFNLYPHKKVIDNITLAPVKVRKQPKEQAAATAMKYLTRVGIADKADSYPSQLSGGQQQRVAIARGLAMEPKIMLFDEPTSALDPEMIGEVLDVMRSLAHNGMTMVVVTHEMGFAREVADRVIFMDEGRIVEEAPAAEFFDNPREERAQQFLSRLIHH
- a CDS encoding transporter substrate-binding domain-containing protein, yielding MKNVLKWPSFVLVLILSLVLAGCSTGEESTNSSGGGDGENAAAKGTIEQIRERGKLIAGVKYDTKLFGLKDPASGEVEGFDIDIAKALAKQILGDETKVELKEVTSKTRIPMLQNGDIDIIIATMTITDERKEQVDFSDVYFEAGQSLLVKNDSAITGLESLGGVKVLAVKGSTSAQNIREKAPDAEVLEFDNYQDAFTALKAGKGEALTTDNIILIGMQQTDNNYKLVGGNFTSEPYGMAIRKGDTAFVEEVNSLLKSMKDSGEYDTLHEKWLGSKPE
- a CDS encoding amino acid ABC transporter permease, with the translated sequence MGKLDFDVLFKHSDRFLEGFLNTIQVSIMALIGSFILGAIMAIFRISPIKPLNWIGTAFVEFIRNIPLLLVVFFFYLGLPSLGISLDGFVSGTLGLTIYTAAFIAEAIRAGIQTVPRGQLEAARSSGLSYVQAMNLIILPQAIKIVLPSIGNQFINLVKNSSILAVVAGMDLMYFADLVNSDTFQPLSVYTIVALFYLVLTLPLSFLVHYMERRFGQSDAEARSSKGKPKKNKPAGQVTM
- a CDS encoding amino acid ABC transporter permease, which encodes MDFSGAYAWPNLRFLLHGFLITLQVAGLSIVFSFVLGTVLGTVRYTRIPVLSQIVAVIVDTIRNLPLLLIIFFIHIVLPQLGIKMSVFWSTVVGLSLFEGAMIAEIVRSGLKSVERGQVEAARSSGLSYMQTLSGIIMPQALRRMSPPMVSQFISLLKDTSLAIIISLPELMHNVQILGGQSFDYVIPALLLAAVLYFVINYALSILARRLEAKMN
- a CDS encoding FAD-dependent oxidoreductase → MSERMSMKTEQADVVIVGGGPAGITAALAAGRQGVRTVLVERYGFVGGMSTAAMVYPWMTFHTESGEQVIRGIAQEIVDRLKERGGSPGHLRDTVGFVHSVTPYHPAIYQVVAADMLQEAGVRLLLHSFVDEVVALNNRVEAVRITNKSGRMELRAKVFVDTSGDADAAYLAGAAIAKGRDGDHQSQPMTMKFRMRGVNLERVKQYILEHPEDFYAKTPVAELERIPLTGVSGFYSQWQKAGVPINRDQVLFFTGPAEDEVLINCTRVQGLDATDAEDLTSAEQEGRKQVLMIAEFLQRDVPGFERASISAVASQIGIRESRRIIGHYSLTQEDVVTGRKFDDVIARSGYPIDIHDPSGQGVAAAFIKGDGAYDIPYRCLISSNIQNLLAAGRCISTTHEAHATTRLTPSCMATGEAAGTSAALAVQLQLDPLSLPVALLQEELRRNGAAI
- a CDS encoding carbohydrate ABC transporter permease: MKAMAKPSFRTAGGAVGTYLLLTLISIIMIVPFIWMISTSFKEPQSIFTYPPQWIPEPFRFQNYIDVFRLIPFHRFYFNSVYIAVVVVLGTVFFASLAGYAFAKIPFKGRNVVFLILLSAMMIPHEVTAIPMFLFMRQLGWIDTHLPLILLPIFGAGGVFGIFVMRQFFITVPTELEEAAMVDGCNRFRIYAQIMLPIAKPGMATLTIFTFVTNWNEFFDPLIFINSRELMTLPLGLSLFTDEVGTAWQYLMSATVMATIPLLIVFFMAQRRFIEGVAMTGLKE
- a CDS encoding carbohydrate ABC transporter permease encodes the protein MVLGFTLLLLFPMGLALYMSLTDWPLLGEHHFIGLDNYREIMIDKMFWRVLGNTVYFTAGLVPLNIVLALLLALLLSKSLRGIGIFRTAIFVPVMTSLIVWAIVWKLMYATESGLINQLLLMMGIKGPAWLYNQDLAMPAVIVTSVLKNVGLNMVLFIAAIQQVPRSLYEAAKLDGAGRQKTFFHVTLPMITPTVFLTVVMTVIGSLKVFGQIYVMTQGGPSNSTKVLVYYIWEKAFKLFQFGYASALAYVLFAIVLILTLLQWQLRKRWVFNEGDG
- a CDS encoding ABC transporter substrate-binding protein, with the translated sequence MKKAGLMFMLVFIIVALIGCAGSDSGSDPENASAGEEEVELKFMMWGNQAHMDVYNKLIDSFTQENPGIKVTMESVPFAEYQQKISVLAAGGSLPDIAWVSERMIPQFKSNHILADVSEFKDDAEFKLGDYIPSTLDLFRDGDQLLGLPFSTPPVVMFYNKSLFDKAGLTDPNTLAAQGQWTWERFEETAKTIASKDATNRIYGANFFRDWKTWAVLSSYSWSYGSGPFDESMKQFTWNDPYGVQTLELLERMMFTDESHPKAGEQVSFDAGNVGMFFDNYSYVSKAREITDFEWSIAPMPAGSQGSVPMLGQAGYAMFNDSKHPEEAKKLLKFFASEQGIQATATYFVPPRTSVLNSDVFINQPNNPSKEHIVQAVIDEMPKARLIPGHIRWQDIDNAVLQGFDRLFARLATPQDNLKQMQGEIQGLLE
- a CDS encoding response regulator transcription factor, with the translated sequence MYKVLLVEDERVILDGLRELIIQTAPEFRVMGEASGGTEALDFLRSDVPDVLITDIRMREMDGLTLVSKAREMYPELLMIIISGYGEFEYARRAMEYGVLNYLLKPVELQEWITAIQKVQLLLDRRYGVSSSQTLDTTGEAQCNSGDTRKIIRDVKEYIRLHPDGDLRLQTIAALVHLNPTYLSQLFKNETGTTYSEYIAEARMERAKWLLVNTQLKIYDVARLSGHQSPKHFMLVFKQQVGWTAGEYRNRFSTDEQL